In Rana temporaria chromosome 3, aRanTem1.1, whole genome shotgun sequence, a single window of DNA contains:
- the LOC120932676 gene encoding gastrotropin-like, translated as MAFTGKYEVESQENYDTFMTLIGIPAEQIEKGRNFKYTTEVAQNGNDFTWSQIYPGFTLTNKFTVGQESDMETQAGKKFKATVRQEGGKLVVDFPKYHHTSEIVGGKLVETSAAGGITFVRTSKKVA; from the exons ATGGCCTTTACTGGAAAATACGAGGTGGAATCCCAGGAGAACTATGACACTTTCATGACACTTATTG gcATCCCTGCTGAACAAATTGAGAAAGGAAGAAACTTCAAGTACACTACAGAGGTAGCCCAGAATGGTAATGACTTCACTTGGTCACAAATCTATCCAGGATTCACTCTGACTAACAAATTCACTGTTGGCCAAGAAAGTGATATGGAGACCCAGGCTGGCAAGAAGTTTAAG GCAACCGTTCGGCAGGAGGGTGGAAAACTGGTTGTGGATTTTCCTAAATACCATCACACTTCAGAGATTGTTGGAGGAAAATTGGTGGAG ACCTCGGCAGCAGGAGGAATCACATTTGTAAGGACCAGCAAGAAGGTGGCATAA